TCGATGAAGAGCGATTCGAGCAGGTCCTCGAGAAACACGTCGAAGAGATCGAAACCGAACTGCAGCGCGTTTTCGGATTCGCCTGATCGACCAGTCAGGATCGATAACGTGTTCCCAGACGAACATAGATGACGGAAGGTTTAGGGGCTCTCGTACCCAAGCGAATCGTATGAGTACCGAGACCCAGGACGGGGACGACCTCGAGGACCGCGTCGCGAACTTCCTGCGTCGGAACTTCCCGCAGATCCAGATGCACGGCGGTAGCGCGGCGATTCAGGACCTCGACCGCGAGACCGGCGAGGTCACCATCGCGCTCGGCGGCGCCTGCAGTGGCTGTGGCATCTCGCCGATGACGATTCAAGCGATCAAGAGCCGAATGGTCAAGGAAATTCCCGAAATCGAGCAAGTCAACGCCCACACCGGCATGGAGGGCGAAGCTGACATGGGCGGCGATGGCGGCATGAGTCCGTCGTTCCCCGGCGAAACCGTCGACGACGGCGACGCGGACGAAGGTCCCGAAGCCCCGTTCTAAGTTCTCGAGCGTTCGATCCGTTTGTTTTCGGTGGAATCACTACGACGTAGCCGCTGGTACAGTTTCGAACTGGCTTCGAACGACGACGAGCGTAACATCGTGGCCGAACAGCGCGACAGCCGGCCCTCGGTCGATCGCCGTCGGTTTCGTATCGCCGCATCTAGTATATCGACAGTCGATCAGCGAAGCCCGCGTCCTCGCTCCCACGTCCGAATCAGTGCCGTCAGAAGGCGGTTCGTCGGTGTCTCGAGCCCCAGTTCTGACCCTCGATCGACGACGAAGCCGTTGATCGCGTCGATCTCGGTGCGTCGCTCGGCGAGAACGTCCTGGTGCATAGAGGAGGTGTTAGCCGCGGTATCACCGGCAACGGACTCCATCACGTCGATAGCCACAGGGTTCGACAGCTCCACGTCGTCGGCGCGGGCGACTCGAGCCGTCTCGCGTGCGGCCGCGCGCGAAAGGTCGTTCGCCTCGTTCGCGAGGACGCTCCCGTTCTCGGTTCTGGTCAGCGCCGTCACGGCGTTGATTCCGGCGTTGACGGCGAGTTTCTCCCACAGGCGACGGGGCATGTCGTCGGCGACGGTGGTCTCGAGACCCGCCGCCGAAAACAGGTCGCCGATCCGGGTGGCTCGCGTCGATGAACCCCCGACTCGAGCACCGAGGACGACATCGCCGATACCGGTGCACTCGATCACGCCCGGTTCTCGCAGGAGCGCGCCGTAGGAGGCCGTTCCGGCGAGAACGGGTGACTCGAGGGCGGTGGCGAGCGTCTCCTCGTTTCCCATCCCGTTCTGGAGGGAGAGAACGGCGTCGTACGATCCCGTCGCGAGCGTCTCGGCGGCGGCCGCCGTATCGAACGATTTGACCGTGACGATCGCGAGGTCGGCCGTGAGGTTGCGACCGTCGGTCGTCGCACTGGGGGTGGTCGTGGCCTCGAGTTCACCGACGAGTTCGAGACCGCTCTCGCGCACGGCGCGCACGTGGGGGTCGCGCCCGACGAGCGTAACATCGTGTCGCGACTCGCGTGCGAGGGCCCCACCGACGAGACTGCCGAGGCTACCGGCTCCGAAGACCACGATCTCCATGTCGGAGGCTGGGGCCACCGCGATAAAAACGGTTGTCCTAATCCTCGGTCCAGTAGTAGAGATTCTCGCGTTCGGTCCCACAGGACGGACAGTTCTCCGGCAGGTCCTGGTCGAGTTCGTCCATCTCGCCGCACTCGAGACAACGCCACATCAGGTGTGCCTCGCCGAACTCGTGGCCCGATCGAACGTGGTCTACGCTCAGTCCCTCGAAGCCGTCACGGAGGGTGACGTAGAAGCCGTCCTCGTCGAAGCCGCGAATGTGGCCGACCTTCTCGCCGTCCTCGGTGTAGAGTTCGGTTCCGAAGCCGAGTCGCGGGGGGTCTGGTTCTGTGGCCATGTCAATAGCTCACGCTTCGAAGCGGTATAAAGCCGCCACGGTGTTCAAATCGACTGAATAGCGCTGTCTCGAGATTGTACCTGTATCGAGAACAAGAACATTGTGAACCGATAATCGATATACGAAATTGATCTCCACTACGTCTCGGTCGTGATGGTAGCATGCCAATATGGCTCACGGTAATAGAAAACAATATACATCCATAGTTCAGACTCACGGAGGATGATAGGCGACCGCACAACTGGGACGCGTGCCGATGCGCTTCCAGTCGAATCAGGGGGCGTT
Above is a window of Natronorubrum tibetense GA33 DNA encoding:
- a CDS encoding DUF7130 family rubredoxin-like protein yields the protein MATEPDPPRLGFGTELYTEDGEKVGHIRGFDEDGFYVTLRDGFEGLSVDHVRSGHEFGEAHLMWRCLECGEMDELDQDLPENCPSCGTERENLYYWTED
- a CDS encoding ketopantoate reductase family protein; translation: MEIVVFGAGSLGSLVGGALARESRHDVTLVGRDPHVRAVRESGLELVGELEATTTPSATTDGRNLTADLAIVTVKSFDTAAAAETLATGSYDAVLSLQNGMGNEETLATALESPVLAGTASYGALLREPGVIECTGIGDVVLGARVGGSSTRATRIGDLFSAAGLETTVADDMPRRLWEKLAVNAGINAVTALTRTENGSVLANEANDLSRAAARETARVARADDVELSNPVAIDVMESVAGDTAANTSSMHQDVLAERRTEIDAINGFVVDRGSELGLETPTNRLLTALIRTWERGRGLR
- a CDS encoding NifU family protein, producing MSTETQDGDDLEDRVANFLRRNFPQIQMHGGSAAIQDLDRETGEVTIALGGACSGCGISPMTIQAIKSRMVKEIPEIEQVNAHTGMEGEADMGGDGGMSPSFPGETVDDGDADEGPEAPF